The Leptospira sp. WS39.C2 genome contains a region encoding:
- a CDS encoding NHL repeat-containing protein: protein MENRFFALLFAIVLTFFSCNKPVFSNSCDYNSNEFFNSILLKAVIADSSPHCNVSTTLSLSGNIIGLTTPGMILRTSSGSELSVPEGATSFSIPIASGLGSKYTLSISNQPNTITCVIHNGSEGILTFGISQIQIICHSTTAKRVYGQLGSFTTTNNSPISSDSLASPNYVLTDASNVYVSDSANIRVLVYSGTNTTAFRVIGQVDFTSSSANTTSSQFTFPTGLAKDSFGLYIGDLNSYRVLYFEGTNNIASRVYGQTNFTNAVPASPAADIITGPYGMAVDDGGFYVVDTSHHRVLYFPNGSYSATRVYGQSSFIGNTTGSTATTLNSPEGVAVSSDGVYIADKGNNRVLFYPGTSTTATRVYGQPNLTANLANNGGIGAATLNAPGAVLPFGGDVWIVDTSNHRILLYSGTSTTASRVFGQSGNGSFTVSNFGASETMLNFPQSISINGEGIFVADSLNNRVIVY from the coding sequence GTGGAAAATCGTTTTTTTGCTTTATTATTCGCGATTGTTTTAACCTTTTTCTCCTGTAACAAACCAGTATTTTCCAATTCTTGTGATTACAATTCCAATGAATTTTTCAACTCTATTTTACTAAAAGCTGTCATTGCCGATTCATCACCACACTGCAATGTATCTACGACTTTATCTCTAAGTGGAAACATCATTGGACTGACTACTCCGGGAATGATCCTTCGAACTAGTTCCGGTTCTGAACTTTCTGTTCCTGAAGGTGCAACCAGTTTTTCCATTCCGATCGCAAGTGGTCTAGGTTCAAAATACACATTATCCATATCAAATCAACCAAATACGATCACCTGTGTCATACATAATGGTTCGGAGGGAATCCTTACTTTTGGAATTTCCCAAATTCAAATCATTTGCCATTCAACAACCGCTAAGCGAGTCTATGGACAACTTGGTTCCTTCACAACAACTAATAATAGTCCTATTTCATCAGATTCACTTGCTTCGCCTAACTACGTTCTCACCGATGCATCAAATGTTTATGTTTCAGATTCTGCAAACATTCGGGTATTAGTTTATTCTGGAACAAACACAACGGCGTTTAGAGTGATCGGTCAAGTGGACTTTACTTCCAGCAGTGCAAATACTACAAGTTCACAGTTTACGTTTCCGACTGGTCTTGCTAAAGATTCATTTGGATTGTACATAGGAGACCTCAACAGTTATCGAGTTTTGTATTTTGAAGGTACAAATAACATTGCTTCGAGAGTGTATGGCCAAACAAATTTTACTAACGCTGTACCCGCATCTCCAGCTGCAGATATCATTACTGGACCCTATGGAATGGCAGTTGATGATGGTGGGTTTTATGTTGTAGATACCTCGCACCACCGAGTACTTTATTTTCCTAACGGAAGTTATAGTGCCACTCGTGTTTATGGACAATCTAGTTTTATAGGGAATACTACTGGAAGTACGGCCACGACACTCAATTCACCTGAAGGTGTAGCTGTGAGTTCCGATGGTGTATACATTGCTGACAAAGGAAACAACCGAGTTTTATTTTACCCAGGGACAAGCACCACAGCCACTCGAGTTTATGGACAACCGAACCTAACTGCCAATTTAGCGAATAATGGGGGGATCGGTGCGGCGACTTTGAATGCCCCAGGCGCAGTGTTACCATTTGGAGGTGATGTTTGGATCGTAGACACTTCCAATCATCGAATATTATTATATTCTGGTACTAGCACAACAGCATCAAGGGTATTTGGTCAATCCGGTAATGGTAGTTTCACTGTAAGCAATTTTGGTGCATCTGAAACTATGTTGAATTTTCCACAAAGTATATCCATTAATGGCGAAGGAATCTTTGTCGCAGATAGTCTCAATAATAGAGTTATTGTGTATTAA
- a CDS encoding TetR/AcrR family transcriptional regulator, producing MDPVQIRILDKAEELFSKYGYSKTKMEEIASSLKISRKTLYKFYSNKQDLLEFYLDHRHKVNSQLLNQIADDESLTAVEKFNKMHKTFVEDSPNTMLDEFIREISELFPNIADNINKYRETELPKILTRIFNAAKKKGELREGFMPEVAVHLFLASIDKLINNKSSITVPLNIHQFQNEVVNVIFYGILKR from the coding sequence TTGGATCCTGTTCAAATTAGAATATTAGACAAAGCGGAAGAACTGTTCTCGAAATATGGATATTCCAAAACCAAAATGGAAGAAATAGCGAGTTCTTTAAAAATAAGCCGCAAAACATTATATAAATTCTATTCTAATAAACAGGATCTATTGGAATTTTATTTAGACCATAGACATAAAGTAAACTCTCAACTTCTAAATCAAATTGCAGATGACGAATCCTTAACTGCCGTAGAAAAATTCAATAAAATGCACAAAACTTTTGTGGAAGATTCACCTAATACGATGTTAGATGAATTTATCCGAGAAATCTCCGAATTATTTCCAAACATAGCAGATAACATAAATAAATATCGAGAAACTGAACTTCCCAAAATTTTAACACGAATATTCAATGCAGCAAAAAAAAAGGGGGAACTGAGAGAAGGTTTTATGCCAGAAGTGGCCGTACATTTGTTTTTAGCTTCCATCGACAAACTCATCAACAATAAGTCATCGATTACGGTGCCTCTCAATATCCACCAGTTTCAAAACGAAGTTGTCAATGTAATATTTTATGGAATTCTAAAACGCTAG
- a CDS encoding efflux RND transporter permease subunit, with the protein MNLAKLSIERPVFIACTVILILIVGLVSFGKLGVENFPDVSFPTIAVNVTYPGASPNEIETLVSKPIEDELSTISGMKKIRSTSNEGSAVIIAEFSSDTDIGYAEQQTRDKVAFAKKKLPTEVEEPVIRRFDPADLPIISISLQSDLADNEFYDFASETIKQRLISVNHVGSVDIIGGRKKEIWVELDRDKLISRNIAASTVSQKITTGGSNIPAGKVRGERSDLNFRTINEYRNFEEIKNVPISFLNNEIPIQVGDVARIKTGSEDVTSLAYWNGKPALFLLVYKQSGSNTVEVADAVKNRIESLKKEYPNVQFDYYNDSSKVVNDNVWDVEESIFIGIILTIIVVLFFLGSVRSTIITGLALPTSLLGSFILMYLAGFTINTMTLLAMSLAVGLLIDDAIVVRENIHRHKEMGKDSKQAALDGTKEVTLAVLATTFAILAVFGPIGFIGGVMGQVLKPFGFTVCFALLISLYDALTIAPMMSAYFGGDHSEKQPSRIKKILSYPIVMFDRFQEKLTNLYVDTLKFTTKVPLLVVSFAVFIFVSSIFVSKMLKSEFIPTQDLGQFTITFELPPGASLEATKKINTEVNDLLKAQKEIKLTAGYIKQNKIDIYVELVSSKERKVNTPQFKDYIRQKLTDYSFAKPIVKNFDPVGGGQRSFSFVITGNNAELVESYSKQLFEKIKKMKDLTDPDISLRDGAPEFKIIPKGEQIVKLGVNPQTMGKELRTIVEGDKAAVFRENNFEYNIRVRMLDEQRDLAKNYNQVKVPNINGFLVPLSYVSSGIASTGPATILRQNRSRAVEISADTDPNGRGSGFAMEELQRIMNEDLPLPEGVKISYSGQTEDLESTGKNMGIALGLGVVFIYLVLASLYESFILPITILVVIPLAMTGAFLGLYITGKAMDIFANIGMILLFGLATKNSILLIDFAKDLQKNGVDTVTAIIEAGRARLRPILMTSIALIAGMLPVAIGLNEASKQRTTMGVTVIGGLISSTILTLYVIPAVYQYICKWIEPKKNIVTK; encoded by the coding sequence ATGAACTTAGCAAAATTATCAATCGAAAGGCCAGTTTTTATAGCCTGTACTGTCATATTAATTTTGATAGTAGGCCTAGTTAGTTTTGGAAAGTTAGGTGTCGAAAATTTCCCTGATGTAAGTTTCCCGACGATTGCTGTTAATGTGACGTATCCAGGTGCATCTCCTAACGAAATAGAGACTTTGGTTTCTAAACCGATTGAAGATGAGCTATCCACGATTTCTGGAATGAAAAAAATCAGATCTACTAGTAATGAAGGATCTGCAGTGATCATTGCAGAATTTTCATCTGACACTGACATAGGTTATGCGGAACAGCAAACCAGAGACAAAGTTGCATTTGCAAAAAAAAAGTTACCGACGGAAGTAGAAGAACCAGTGATTCGTAGATTTGATCCTGCTGATTTGCCGATCATCAGTATTTCACTACAATCAGATTTAGCAGACAATGAATTCTACGATTTTGCATCTGAAACTATAAAACAAAGGTTAATTTCAGTGAATCATGTGGGTTCTGTTGATATCATTGGTGGCCGGAAAAAAGAAATTTGGGTTGAGTTAGATCGAGACAAACTCATTTCCAGAAACATAGCTGCGTCGACTGTTTCGCAAAAAATAACAACTGGCGGTTCCAATATCCCTGCAGGTAAGGTTCGCGGTGAAAGAAGTGATCTCAATTTTCGAACGATCAACGAGTATCGAAATTTTGAAGAAATAAAAAATGTGCCAATTAGTTTTTTAAACAATGAAATCCCAATACAAGTAGGAGATGTTGCTCGTATTAAAACAGGTTCAGAAGATGTAACTTCCCTTGCCTATTGGAATGGGAAACCAGCATTATTTTTGTTAGTTTATAAACAATCTGGATCAAATACTGTTGAAGTTGCCGATGCAGTCAAAAATCGAATTGAATCCTTAAAAAAGGAATATCCAAATGTTCAATTTGATTACTATAACGATTCCTCTAAAGTTGTGAATGATAATGTTTGGGATGTAGAAGAATCTATATTTATAGGTATTATTTTAACAATAATAGTTGTTTTATTCTTTTTGGGAAGTGTTCGATCAACTATCATCACTGGCCTTGCCTTGCCAACCTCTCTCCTTGGTTCCTTCATCCTCATGTACTTAGCTGGATTTACAATCAACACGATGACTTTACTTGCGATGTCACTCGCTGTTGGTTTACTTATCGATGATGCAATTGTTGTTCGTGAAAATATTCATAGACACAAAGAAATGGGAAAAGATAGCAAACAAGCTGCTCTTGATGGCACGAAGGAAGTGACACTCGCTGTACTTGCAACAACCTTTGCAATCCTTGCTGTATTTGGACCTATCGGATTCATAGGTGGAGTTATGGGACAGGTATTAAAACCTTTTGGATTCACTGTTTGTTTTGCTTTGTTAATATCTTTATACGATGCATTGACGATAGCACCTATGATGTCAGCATATTTTGGAGGAGATCATTCGGAAAAACAACCAAGTCGAATCAAAAAGATTTTATCATATCCAATCGTAATGTTTGATCGTTTTCAAGAGAAATTAACAAATTTGTATGTTGATACTTTGAAATTTACTACCAAAGTTCCGTTACTAGTTGTTAGTTTTGCTGTCTTCATTTTTGTGAGTAGCATTTTTGTTTCAAAAATGTTAAAGTCTGAATTCATTCCCACTCAAGATTTAGGACAGTTTACCATTACATTCGAACTTCCTCCTGGAGCAAGTTTGGAAGCTACTAAAAAAATTAATACAGAAGTGAATGATCTCCTTAAGGCCCAAAAGGAAATCAAACTCACTGCCGGTTATATCAAACAAAATAAAATTGATATCTACGTTGAATTAGTAAGTTCCAAAGAAAGAAAAGTAAACACACCTCAGTTTAAAGATTACATCCGTCAAAAATTAACAGACTATTCCTTTGCAAAACCTATTGTTAAAAATTTTGATCCAGTTGGTGGTGGCCAACGATCATTTTCATTTGTTATCACGGGTAATAATGCAGAGTTAGTGGAATCTTACAGCAAACAGTTGTTTGAAAAAATCAAAAAAATGAAAGACCTCACTGATCCAGACATCAGTCTTCGTGATGGAGCTCCTGAATTCAAAATTATCCCAAAGGGTGAACAAATTGTAAAATTAGGAGTTAATCCACAGACAATGGGTAAAGAGCTAAGAACCATTGTGGAAGGAGACAAGGCCGCAGTGTTTCGTGAAAATAATTTTGAATACAACATCAGGGTGCGAATGTTAGATGAACAGAGAGATTTGGCAAAAAATTACAACCAAGTAAAAGTGCCGAATATCAACGGATTTTTAGTTCCACTATCGTATGTTAGTTCCGGAATTGCAAGCACAGGTCCAGCTACGATCCTTAGACAAAATCGAAGTAGAGCTGTGGAAATCTCTGCAGATACAGATCCAAATGGACGAGGTTCAGGTTTTGCCATGGAAGAACTACAACGTATCATGAATGAGGATCTCCCTTTACCAGAAGGTGTCAAAATCTCCTATAGCGGGCAAACAGAAGATTTAGAATCGACTGGTAAAAATATGGGTATTGCCCTTGGCCTCGGAGTTGTGTTTATCTACCTTGTCCTTGCTTCCCTTTATGAAAGTTTTATATTACCAATCACTATCCTTGTTGTCATTCCACTTGCGATGACGGGAGCTTTTTTGGGATTATATATAACAGGCAAAGCGATGGATATTTTTGCAAACATTGGGATGATCTTACTTTTTGGATTGGCTACAAAAAATTCAATTCTTCTCATTGATTTTGCAAAAGACTTACAAAAAAATGGAGTAGATACAGTAACGGCTATCATTGAGGCGGGAAGAGCCAGGCTCAGACCCATACTGATGACATCCATTGCTCTCATTGCAGGTATGCTTCCAGTTGCTATCGGATTGAATGAAGCATCCAAACAAAGAACTACGATGGGAGTTACTGTCATTGGTGGTTTAATATCTTCTACCATTTTAACTTTATATGTAATTCCTGCAGTGTACCAATACATTTGTAAGTGGATTGAACCAAAGAAAAATATCGTTACCAAGTAA
- a CDS encoding TolC family protein — translation MFPLKKSNQIKRKPNFAIILGILFAILFSLGFGTVFAESEKTHNRMRMEDILRMSWENQVKAQTLKLQLKTSNYDWEKTNGNYAWNLEAKGLAKNTTNFDLPQYIIQGTRVTDNTVQAGVNKKFSTGTSFGVSIIDNRYETNAGKTGNSTISGFSGFAQPSYHFATVGINISQDLLKNFFGYQDRLKLATARRSSSIQRLNTLDSLSKSLVNSLIEFWNLSLAEENLETNTSLLKNAKLIRDIYTKKANFGFDTTGDIHQWNSIVLSATSAVKNSELERNKTRRELLTSLGKEPEENFSFIPILNEEEVIVPNNYEMELKEALEKRYDVRASLLILRNSEDNLKSAENGLLPNFTIGGTYNFKNYDQQFPQDFYGILGGRFNQNTAEFKIDYPIGNEAAEAEYKKAESNKQQSQLEWIEIQNSVRADLLSKRENIKVSYELFLESKKNKIESKLFYDKALSAFKNGRGTSVVLKNAMDAYVRSQSNHSQSLISYNIAIIQYEISKGTFFEKYAINPEQIAILHGEDNQ, via the coding sequence ATGTTTCCATTAAAAAAATCAAATCAAATCAAACGCAAGCCCAATTTTGCAATCATTCTTGGGATCCTCTTTGCCATTCTATTCAGTTTGGGATTCGGGACAGTTTTTGCGGAATCCGAGAAAACACATAATCGTATGCGCATGGAAGATATCCTTCGTATGTCTTGGGAAAACCAAGTAAAAGCCCAAACTCTCAAATTGCAGTTAAAAACGAGTAACTACGATTGGGAAAAAACAAACGGGAACTATGCATGGAATCTCGAAGCAAAAGGTTTGGCAAAGAATACTACCAATTTTGACCTACCTCAATATATCATCCAAGGAACTAGAGTAACGGATAACACTGTACAGGCGGGAGTTAACAAAAAATTCAGCACAGGGACAAGTTTTGGTGTATCTATCATAGACAATCGATACGAAACCAATGCTGGCAAAACAGGAAATTCAACAATTTCAGGATTTTCAGGATTTGCACAACCTTCCTATCATTTCGCAACTGTTGGAATCAACATTAGCCAAGATCTCTTAAAAAACTTTTTTGGTTACCAAGATCGATTAAAGTTAGCAACCGCTAGGAGATCGTCATCGATTCAAAGGTTAAATACTTTGGATTCACTTTCAAAAAGTTTGGTCAATTCTCTGATCGAATTTTGGAATTTAAGTTTGGCCGAGGAGAATCTTGAAACAAATACTTCTCTATTAAAAAATGCAAAACTAATAAGAGATATTTATACAAAAAAAGCAAACTTTGGATTTGATACAACAGGAGACATCCACCAATGGAATTCGATTGTCCTTTCCGCTACGAGTGCTGTTAAAAATTCGGAGCTCGAAAGAAACAAAACAAGAAGAGAACTCCTTACGTCTCTTGGTAAAGAGCCAGAAGAAAACTTCTCATTTATTCCCATTTTGAATGAAGAAGAAGTGATTGTTCCAAATAATTATGAAATGGAACTCAAAGAAGCATTAGAAAAGAGATATGATGTTCGTGCTTCTTTATTGATACTACGAAACTCAGAAGATAATCTAAAGTCAGCAGAAAATGGTTTGTTGCCAAATTTTACAATTGGAGGAACTTATAATTTCAAAAATTATGACCAACAATTCCCACAAGACTTTTATGGAATTTTGGGTGGTAGATTCAACCAAAACACGGCTGAGTTTAAGATAGATTATCCAATCGGCAATGAAGCAGCGGAAGCGGAATATAAAAAAGCTGAATCCAATAAACAACAATCGCAACTTGAATGGATCGAAATTCAAAACAGTGTGAGAGCAGATCTGTTATCGAAAAGAGAAAACATAAAAGTAAGTTATGAACTCTTTTTAGAATCCAAAAAAAACAAAATAGAAAGTAAACTTTTTTATGATAAAGCCCTCTCTGCATTTAAAAACGGCCGAGGAACATCCGTTGTCTTAAAAAACGCAATGGATGCCTATGTTCGGTCTCAATCCAATCATTCGCAATCTCTCATCTCTTACAACATTGCTATCATTCAATATGAGATTTCAAAAGGTACATTTTTTGAAAAATACGCAATCAACCCAGAACAAATTGCCATTTTGCATGGCGAGGACAACCAATGA
- a CDS encoding adenylate/guanylate cyclase domain-containing protein, which yields MATQTKNGNSNLTKTLKLKATIYWSSGILAISTFFLIIKGIDEKGTSALDYYYILFFFIYQNLSMFFPNYMLVSGKWNLSKWIKYIFIFYGVPFSLWTAFFGSISKDYFFVALSPLLAGSFLLIGTVSRIYIFYYGLIAAITYPLFLFINGRSEFLQNVTPPLVTSLMLILYFYYLFLMSKDIEAKNYKIRRLLIGSRRDKRKINEEMAKSDKLLLNVLPKEVAEELKANGSAEPKSYNSVSVMFTDFVGFTEIAESMEASSLVKELDFCFSYFDSVTKKHNLEKIKTIGDSYMICSGIPKVNNTHPIDTVLAALEIQSFMKDLKLSKEKQNLPYWDLRLGINTGPLVAAVIGEMKFVYDVFGDTVNIASRMESSGESGKINISSATYEMIKDFFECESRGKIAAKSKGMIEMYFVTGIKSQYSLHGEGKLPNDEFYKTYSKLKQV from the coding sequence ATGGCGACGCAAACAAAAAATGGAAATTCAAATTTAACTAAAACATTGAAATTGAAGGCTACCATCTATTGGTCTTCGGGAATCTTGGCGATTTCGACTTTTTTTCTGATTATCAAAGGAATTGATGAGAAAGGAACATCTGCATTAGATTATTATTATATTTTGTTTTTCTTTATTTATCAAAATCTGAGTATGTTTTTTCCAAATTATATGTTAGTTTCTGGTAAATGGAATCTTTCAAAATGGATAAAATATATTTTCATATTTTATGGTGTCCCTTTTAGTTTGTGGACTGCATTTTTTGGTTCGATTTCTAAAGATTACTTTTTTGTTGCATTAAGTCCTTTATTAGCTGGATCCTTTTTATTGATAGGGACTGTTTCTAGAATTTATATTTTTTATTACGGTTTAATTGCTGCCATCACCTACCCACTTTTTCTTTTCATCAATGGTCGATCAGAATTTCTCCAGAACGTAACACCTCCTTTGGTCACTTCTTTAATGCTCATACTGTATTTTTATTATCTTTTCCTAATGTCCAAGGATATTGAAGCAAAGAATTATAAGATTCGCCGGTTGCTAATTGGAAGTCGAAGAGATAAGAGAAAAATTAATGAGGAAATGGCAAAGTCAGATAAACTTCTACTAAACGTACTACCAAAAGAAGTAGCAGAGGAATTAAAAGCAAACGGTAGTGCAGAACCAAAGAGTTACAATTCAGTTTCTGTTATGTTCACCGATTTTGTCGGATTCACGGAAATCGCAGAAAGTATGGAAGCTTCTAGTCTTGTCAAAGAACTAGATTTTTGTTTTTCGTATTTCGATTCGGTTACGAAAAAACATAATTTAGAAAAAATCAAAACGATTGGAGATTCTTATATGATATGTTCTGGAATTCCAAAAGTTAACAACACACATCCTATAGATACTGTACTTGCTGCATTAGAAATTCAATCATTCATGAAAGATTTAAAGTTATCGAAAGAAAAACAAAACCTTCCTTATTGGGATTTAAGATTAGGTATTAATACCGGACCTTTAGTTGCCGCGGTCATAGGTGAAATGAAATTCGTATACGATGTGTTTGGTGACACTGTGAATATTGCAAGTAGAATGGAATCTTCAGGAGAAAGTGGTAAAATTAATATTTCAAGTGCAACTTATGAAATGATTAAAGATTTTTTTGAATGTGAGTCTAGAGGCAAAATCGCTGCCAAAAGCAAAGGAATGATAGAAATGTACTTTGTAACGGGAATTAAATCTCAATATTCCTTACATGGCGAAGGTAAGTTGCCCAATGATGAATTTTACAAAACTTATTCTAAACTAAAACAAGTGTAA
- a CDS encoding DUF1801 domain-containing protein, translated as MKKSNDEKVQYFLDEIKIKNEGQFKILQKLRELVFKAYPKTIERIMYGGIMFSLVEDFGGIFLSKNHISFEFGKGFLMKDPKKLLEGTGKFRRHLKIKSIEDIKNKDVDFFIKQIE; from the coding sequence TTGAAAAAATCAAATGATGAAAAAGTTCAGTATTTTCTAGATGAAATCAAAATCAAAAATGAAGGTCAATTTAAAATCCTTCAGAAATTACGTGAATTAGTTTTTAAAGCTTATCCAAAAACCATTGAAAGGATTATGTATGGTGGAATCATGTTCTCATTGGTTGAGGATTTTGGAGGCATTTTTTTAAGCAAAAATCATATTTCTTTTGAGTTTGGAAAAGGATTTTTAATGAAAGACCCAAAAAAACTACTGGAAGGAACTGGAAAATTTCGCCGTCATCTTAAAATTAAATCTATAGAAGATATCAAAAACAAGGATGTCGATTTCTTTATAAAACAAATAGAGTAA